The following DNA comes from Kitasatospora sp. NBC_01287.
CCGAAGCGATCCTGACGCATTGCGGCGGCGCCCCGCACTGACGAAGCGCTCGCGGCTCGCGGCTCCGGCAACCCGGGATGCGGGAACCTGAGCGCCCGACCGGATGTTCGGGCGCGTGGGCGCGTGGGCGCGTGGGCGCGTGGGCGCGCGGGTCGCTGGCAGCGTGCAGCCGCGTCGGCCCGAACCGGTCCCGGCCGGCCCGTACCGCGGCCGGAGCGAAGGAATGCACACCGTTGACTTCCTCCTCGCCCTGAAGGGACGGGGATTCCCCTCAGCCTCACGGCTGAGCCGCCGCGCGTGAGCGCTGCGGTGGGACTACTTCCCGCTGCACCGACGACCGCCCGCCCGGAGTGCTCCGTTGGGGTCTTAAAGGCCAGGGTCCCCTTGGAGGCAGCCGATGGCCACCGTGACCCGGTCGGTCAGGCCCGAACGAAGCCCGAACCTCAGCACTGTCAGTGGAGCGGGCTACGGTGCTGGGCATGGACGAGTACGCGGTGCCGATCCTGCCGAGCCGGGATCTGGACGAAACCCTGGAGTTCTACCGCCGCTTGGGATTCGAGCTGCGCGGCCGATGGAGTGCGGAGGAGGGCTATCTGATCCTCGTCCGCGGCACGGTCGAGCTGCACTTCCGAACGGACTGCGAGCTGGACCCACTGGTCACGGCCAGCAGCTGCTACCTGCAGGTACGGGACGCCGACGCGCTGTACCACCAGTGGGCACAGGTCGGCATCCTCACCGAACCGGCCACCGGCAGCCGCCTGGAACCACCTGTGGACACTGACTACCGAATGCGGGAGTTCGCCCTGGTGGACCGCAGCGGGAACCTGCTGCGGATCGGCAGCCCCAACCCGACGGCGTAACACCTGGGCTGCGCTGGGCTCAAGGGGCGGGCGCGATGGACAGGCGCGGTCGCGGGGCGCGGCACACCGAGGATGTCGTGGCGGGCCTGCCTAGGTGCGCCCTGCCACGGCCTGCTGGTGACCAGTGGTGACGAGACGGGCACAGGATCCGTGCCATCATGATCCGATGCGCCGACTGAGTGTGTTGGGAACGTGCGGGGCCTGGCCGGAGGCCGGACGCGGCGCCAGCGGCTTCCTCCTGGAGTACGACGGGTTCCGTGTGGTGCTGGACCTGGGCTATGCCACCGTGCCGCGGCTGCTGGAGCGCTGCGCGGCTGTGGAAGTCGACGCGGTCGTCATCACCCACGAGCACCCCGACCATTGCGCCGACCTGAGCGCACTCGGCCGCGCCCTGTACTACGGGGAGCGGCGCGGCAGCCCGATGCCGCTCTACTGCACCCCCGGGGTGATCGGCAGGGTGCAGGCGATGGAGCCGTCCGAGGACCTCCTCTCGGTCTTCGCCCCGCATTCGCTCCCGGCCGACCACCAAATCGGCCCGTTCCGCCTGGAGAGCGACCTACTCCCCCACTACGTGCCGCACGCCGGGATCCGGCTGACCGCACCCGGCCTGGCTGTGGCCTACAGCGGCGACGCAGGACCGGGCCCGGCGCTGGACCGACTCGCCGCCGGAGTGGACCTGTTCATCGCCGGCGCGACCCTCCAGGGCGAACCGGCCGAGGGCGCGGACCACCTGCTGATGAGCGCCACCGAGGCCGGCAGCTGGGCCGCCCGGACGGGGGCCCAACGCCTGCTGCTCACTCACTTCTGGCCCGGCAGCGACCGCGAGCGCTCGATCGCCGAGGCGCGAGCCGCCTTCGCCGGTGAGGTGACCGCCGCCGACGAGGGGCTGACGCTCGCCCTCTGACGCCCCGGCCAGCCCCGCCGGGCCCACCGGGCCCGGCGGGCCCGCCGGGTGGCCTGGCTGCCCGA
Coding sequences within:
- a CDS encoding VOC family protein gives rise to the protein MDEYAVPILPSRDLDETLEFYRRLGFELRGRWSAEEGYLILVRGTVELHFRTDCELDPLVTASSCYLQVRDADALYHQWAQVGILTEPATGSRLEPPVDTDYRMREFALVDRSGNLLRIGSPNPTA
- a CDS encoding MBL fold metallo-hydrolase; the encoded protein is MRRLSVLGTCGAWPEAGRGASGFLLEYDGFRVVLDLGYATVPRLLERCAAVEVDAVVITHEHPDHCADLSALGRALYYGERRGSPMPLYCTPGVIGRVQAMEPSEDLLSVFAPHSLPADHQIGPFRLESDLLPHYVPHAGIRLTAPGLAVAYSGDAGPGPALDRLAAGVDLFIAGATLQGEPAEGADHLLMSATEAGSWAARTGAQRLLLTHFWPGSDRERSIAEARAAFAGEVTAADEGLTLAL